A genomic region of Silurus meridionalis isolate SWU-2019-XX chromosome 7, ASM1480568v1, whole genome shotgun sequence contains the following coding sequences:
- the stat5b gene encoding signal transducer and activator of transcription 5B: MALWIQAQQLQGDALHQMQALYGQHFPIEVRHYLAQWIETQPWDAIDVEKQQEEFKAKRLLDSLIQELQRKADHQMGEDGFLLKIKLGHYATQLKSTYEACSMELVRCIKHILYTEQRLVQEASNVSSAGGGATDATPQKYQQINQMFEELRAMTQETESDLRKLQHSQEYFIIQYQESLRIQAQLSSLANLPPAERVQRETSLQSRKTTLETWITREANTLQKYRQDLAEKHQRTLALLRKQQTVIVDDELIQWKRRQQLAGNGGPPEGSLDILQSWCEKLADMVWQNRQQLRRVDHLTQQLPIPGPTEELLKELNATITDIISALVTGTFIIEKQPPQVLKTQTKFATTVRLLVGGKLNVHMNPPQVKATIINEQQAKALLKNESTRNDSSGEILNNNCVMEYHQTTGTLSAHFRNMSLKRIKRSDRRGAESVTEEKFTVLFESQFSVGGNELMFHVKTLSLPVVVIVHGSQDNNATATVLWDNAFSEPGRVPFVVPDKVSWPQLCEALNMKYKSEVQSERGLSEENLVFLAQKAFSSSSNNPEDYRNMTMTWSQFNRESLPGRSFTFWQWFDGVIELMKKHLKAHWNDGAILGFLNKQQAQDMLLSKPNGTFLLRFSDSEIGGITIAWVAENPNKAGERMVWNLMPFTTKDFSIRSLADRISDLNHLLFLYPNQPKDEVFSRYCTPPNSKAVGDGYVKPEIKQVVKVEFASSNPEQSPGNPAFMDSSPTITQPGSFAIYPSIGDPMLDESGDFDLDETMDMARQVEEFLSQPTEAQWSGQQS, translated from the exons ATGGCCTTATGGATTCAGGCTCAGCAGTTACAGGGCGACGCCCTTCATCAGATGCAGGCGCTTTACGGCCAGCACTTTCCTATAGAAGTGCGCCACTACCTCGCCCAGTGGATTGAGACACAGCCCTG ggatgCCATAGACGTGGAGAAGCAGCAGGAGGAGTTTAAGGCCAAGCGTCTGTTGGACAGTTTGATCCAGGAGCTGCAGAGGAAGGCAGACCATCAGATGGGGGAGGACGGCTTCCTGCTTAAGATTAAACTTGGGCATTATGCCACACAGCtgaag AGCACATATGAGGCATGTTCGATGGAGCTGGTGCGATGTATCAAACACATTCTCTACACGGAGCAGAGACTCGTACAGGAGGCTTCTAAT GTGAGTTCTGCAGGGGGCGGGGCTACAGATGCCACACCCCAGAAATATCAGCAGATCAACCAGATGTTCGAGGAGCTGCGCGCCATGACACAGGAGACGGAGAGCGACCTGCGCAAACTCCAGCACAGTCAGGAGTACTTCATCATCCAGTACCAGGAGAGCCTGAGGATCCAgg CTCAGTTGAGTAGTTTAGCGAATTTACCACCTGCCGAGCGCGTGCAGAGAGAGACGAGTCTCCAGAGCAGGAAAACTACACTAGAGACCTGGATAACCCGCGAGGCTAACACACTGCAGAAATACagacag gacctAGCTGAGAAACACCAAAGGACTCTGGCATTGTTGAGAAAGCAGCAGACGGTGATTGTGGACGACGAACTGATTCAGTGGAAGAGACGACAACAACTGGCTGGAAACGGGGGACCTCCAGAAGGAAGTCTGGACATCCTACAGTcctg GTGTGAGAAGTTGGCCGATATGGTTTGGCAGAACAGACAGCAGCTCCGGCGTGTTGATCACTTAACTCAGCAGCTCCCCATCCCCGGCCCTACAGAGGAACTTCTCAAAGAACTTAACGCTACCATCACCGACATCATCTCAGCACTCGTAACCGG CACGTTCATCATAGAGAAACAGCCTCCGCAGGTGTTAAAGACGCAGACCAAGTTCGCAACGACGGTGCGCCTGCTGGTCGGGGGAAAACTCAACGTCCACATGAACCCTCCACAGGTCAAGGCCACCATCATCAACGAACAGCAGGCCAAAGCTCTTCTAAAGAACGAGAGCACCAGGAA tgacAGTAGTGGAGAAATCTTGAACAACAACTGTGTGATGGAGTATCACCAGACCACAGGCACTCTGAGCGCTCACTTCAGGAACATG TCCCTGAAGCGCATTAAACGCTCGGACAGACGCGGCGCCGAGTCGGTGACCGAGGAGAAGTTCACCGTCCTGTTCGAGTCTCAGTTCAGCGTCGGAGGAAACGAGCTGATGTTCCACGTCAAG ACGTTATCGCTGCCCGTCGTGGTCATCGTACACGGTAGTCAAGACAACAACGCCACGGCGACGGTGCTGTGGGACAACGCCTTCTCCGAGCCG GGTCGCGTCCCCTTTGTGGTGCCTGATAAGGTGTCGTGGCCGCAGCTGTGCGAGGCTCTAAACATGAAATACAAGTCGGAGGTGCAGAGCGAGCGCGGGTTATCGGAGGAGAACCTGGTGTTCCTCGCTCAGAAAGCTTTCAGCAGCTCCAGCAACAACCCCGAGGACTATCGCAACATGACCATGACCTGGTCCCAGTTCAACCGG GAGAGTTTACCAGGAAGGAGCTTCACCTTCTGGCAGTGGTTTGATGGAGTCATAGAGCTGATGAAGAAACACCTGAAGGCTCACTGGAACGACGG ggcgATTCTGGGTttcctgaacaaacagcagGCGCAGGACATGCTGCTCTCCAAACCAAACGGCACCTTCCTGCTGCGCTTTAGCGACTCGGAGATCGGAGGGATCACCATCGCCTGGGTAGCGGAAAACCCCAACAAAGCTG GAGAGCGAATGGTGTGGAACCTGATGCCCTTCACCACTAAGGATTTCTCCATCCGCTCTCTGGCTGACCGCATTAGCGACTTGAACCACCTGCTGTTCCTTTACCCCAACCAGCCCAAAGACGAGGTGTTCTCCCGCTACTGCACGCCCCCCAACT CTAAAGCCGTAGGAGACGGTTACGTCAAACCAGAGATTAAACAGGTGGTCAAAGTAGA ATTTGCCTCATCCAATCCAGAGCAGTCTCCCGGAAACCCCGCCTTCATGGACTCCTCCCCTACCATCACTCAGCCGGGCAGTTTCGCTATCTACCCTTCCAT CGGCGACCCGATGCTCGACGAGAGCGGAGATTTCGATCTGGACGAAACGATGGACATGGCCAGGCAGGTGGAGGAGTTCCTCAGCCAGCCTACGGAGGCGCAATGGAGCGGGCAGCAGTCGTGA
- the ghdc gene encoding GH3 domain-containing protein → MLLLSRAVCCAFLACAVMAAVAARALLTGMEHGIFLALCAVTLSIACALCAACVRADRCSVFSVMHHFLSVRRVSQTGRRQRDALERDTLCVRRAQEETLLRRLRDTKHTHYGLEHHFGSITDSTEFRKRHPVTTYAHYEELIRRVAAGETKLVITETPVLTMTSGSSGCPKMLLSTEETDRDYFSQGVSVCADVMKKYFPGTASLQTTFRLVYPSAERYSEAGLRILTTPFSSEHTHRLCTSPQPSYKVQNERDVLYLHLLFALKDRHVGILESSFSFLVLDAFRLLEERWEELVDDVESGRISSRLLLDARIRSELERRLQADPVRGAELKTAVTEGFGGIALKLWPRLHLIHTIDSGPHQIYGESLRQHYCRGVAFYSPLYAASEGLIGVNLWPLQDRRHYLLCPRSIFFEFLPEEHLDATNTPDTLLMDEVEEGKNYELIITNASGLFRCRLGDVVKVVGFHNQCPVVEFSYRPSETLNVRAEKVNEALFLAALKKTLTQWPGAKLVDYCCAESGILGDSSGGAQPHYLVFLELTGVRNLTEVQRYKLDACLQADSALYRSLRTKGSIGPMRVQLVSQGAFYQLRSHVTSSCHTSSNTFQMQRLIRRKEYADFLLRKTIS, encoded by the exons ATGCTGCTTTTATCCCGCGCGGTTTGCTGCGCTTTTCTCGCGTGCGCTGTAATGGCTGCGGTGGCAGCACGAGCGCTTCTAACCG GAATGGAGCATGGCATATTCTTGGCTCTCTGCGCTGTTACTCTGAGCATAGCCTGCGCTCTCTGTGCTGCGTGTGTGAGAGCAGACAGGTGCAGTGTGTTCAGCGTCATGCATCACTTCCTGTCCGTTAGGCGCGTGAGTCAAACAGGGAGACGGCAGCGAGACGCACTGGAAAGAGACACCCTGTGTGTACGGAGAGCGCAGGAGGAGACGCTGCTCAGACGTCTGAGAGACACTAAACACACCCACTATGGACTCGAGCATCACTTTGGTTCTATCAcag ACTCTACGGAATTCCGGAAGCGTCACCCGGTCACCACGTACGCTCATTACGAGGAGCTCATACGGCGAGTCGCCGCCGGAGAGACAAAGCTCGTCATCACGGAGACGCCTGTCCTGACGATGACCTCGGGGTCGTCAGGGTGCCCCAAAATGCTCCTGAGCACCGAAGAAACCGACCGCGACTACTTTTCACAGGGCGTGTCCGTATGCGCAGACGTCATGAAGAAGTATTTCCCGGGTACCGCGAGTCTCCAGACGACCTTCAGACTGGTTTACCCATCGGCCGAGCGCTACTCCGAGGCGGGACTCCGAATTTTGACAACGCCGTTTTCCTCCGAACACACGCACCGTCTTTGCACGAGTCCGCAGCCGTCTTACA AGGTGCAGAATGAGCGCGACGTTCTGTACCTTCACCTGCTGTTCGCCCTGAAGGATCGTCACGTCGGCATCCTGGAGTCCAGCTTCTCCTTCCTGGTGCTCGACGCATTCAGACTCCTGGAG GAACGTTGGGAGGAGCTGGTGGACGACGTGGAATCGGGCCGGATCAGTTCCAGGCTTCTTCTGGATGCTCGGATCAGGTCGGAGCTGGAAAGGCGACTGCAGGCGGATCCTGTTCGAGGGGCCGAACTGAAGACTGCTGTCACCGAGGGCTTTGGAGGCATTGCTCTCAAACTGTGGCCTCGTTTacacctgattcacaccatcGACTCGGGGCCACATCAGATTTATGGAGAAAGTCTCAGGCAGCACTACTGCAGGGGCGTGGCCTTCTATTCTCCGCTCTACGCCGCCTCAGAAG gTCTGATCGGAGTGAACCTGTGGCCGCTGCAGGACAGGAGACATTACCTGCTCTGTCCTCGCTCCATTTTCTTCGAGTTTCTACCAGAGGAACATTTAGATGCTACAAACACACCCGACACACTGCTTATGGATGAAGTGGAGGAGGGGAAGAACTACGAGCTGATAATCACCAACGCCTCAGGACTGTTCAG GTGTCGCCTTGGAGACGTTGTGAAAGTCGTTGGATTTCACAATCAGTGTCCAGTGGTGGAGTTTTCTTACAG GCCCAGTGAAACGCTAAACGTACGAGCCGAAAAAGTGAACGAAGCCTTGTTTTTAGCCGCGCTTAAGAAAACGCTGACACAGTGGCCTGGCGCTAAACTGGTGGATTACTGCTGCGCTGAGAGTGGAATTCTGG GAGACTCATCAGGAGGAGCTCAGCCTCATTACCTGGTGTTCCTGGAGCTCACAGGGGTCAGGAACCTCACAGAGGTGCAGCGGTATAAG CTGGATGCGTGTCTGCAGGCAGACTCCGCCCTCTACAGGTCACTCCGGACCAAAGGCAGCATCGGACCAATGAGAGTGCAGCTCGTTAGCCAGGGGGCGTTTTACCAACTGAGGAGTCACGTGACGTCTTCCTGCCACACCTCCAGCAACACGTTTCAGATGCAGCGCCTCATCCGCAGGAAAGAGTACGCCGACTTCCTGCTGAGGAAAACCATTTCCTGA